In Bacillus cytotoxicus NVH 391-98, the following are encoded in one genomic region:
- the thpR gene encoding RNA 2',3'-cyclic phosphodiesterase — translation MVPHYFIAITLPHDIKERLANYKEEMNDTLPFRSWVHKEDYHITLAFLGSATQEQLQEIKEGLHLLKNEQEFSLLLQGFSTFGPPERPRIFWAGLEESKALLHLQKKVHSICERSGFSLETRPFHPHITIARKWIGEAMFHIEDIKELKPVSFPVDTVTLYRSNMKDTPKYHPVTEIKLQKCNA, via the coding sequence ATGGTACCACATTATTTTATAGCAATTACATTACCGCATGATATAAAAGAACGATTGGCAAATTATAAGGAAGAAATGAACGATACGTTACCATTTCGCTCATGGGTACATAAAGAAGACTATCATATTACACTTGCCTTTTTAGGCAGTGCAACGCAAGAGCAGTTACAAGAGATAAAAGAGGGATTGCATCTTCTTAAAAATGAACAGGAATTTTCACTTTTATTACAAGGGTTTTCTACCTTTGGTCCCCCAGAACGTCCACGCATATTTTGGGCTGGATTAGAAGAAAGTAAAGCATTACTTCATTTACAAAAGAAAGTGCATAGCATTTGTGAACGGAGTGGTTTTTCACTTGAAACGCGGCCCTTTCACCCGCATATTACTATTGCGCGTAAATGGATCGGAGAGGCGATGTTTCATATAGAGGATATAAAGGAATTAAAACCAGTATCATTTCCAGTAGATACTGTGACACTATATAGATCGAATATGAAAGATACGCCTAAATATCACCCTGTTACAGAAATAAAGTTGCAGAAATGTAATGCATGA
- the pepV gene encoding dipeptidase PepV, with translation MSAIYWMKEVEKRKNDLIRDTQQFLQIKSVLDEESAREGAPFGEGIAKALSFMLHKGEEEGFTSKNIEGYAGHLEMGQGEELVGILCHVDVVPEGDGWTIPAYSADICDGKIFARGAMDDKGPTMAAYYAMKIVKELGLPLSKRVRMILGTDEESNWQCVEHYFKKEEMPTISFVPDADFPIINAEKGISDIQIVQNVEKAKGGEYELISFLAGRRLNMVPDFAEAKIKTETGSILVEEYEQYLQSVQKLGKKSIEGNIVTLQIEGVSAHGSTPEKGENAGLLLAQFLQTIELAEKGAAFIAFIAETFIDDTRGEKAGIAYEDEISGPLTVNVGRFSFTEEGGTLGVNIRYPVTTQFEETIDRLKEYVRTKGFKVADYSNSHPHHVDKNHVLIRTLQRVYEEQTGEKAELLAIGGGTYARALKAGVAFGPLFPGKEDLAHQKDEYIEIEDLLKATAIYAQAIYELAK, from the coding sequence ATGTCGGCAATTTATTGGATGAAAGAAGTTGAGAAACGCAAGAATGACTTAATTCGTGATACGCAGCAATTCTTGCAAATCAAAAGTGTTCTAGATGAAGAAAGTGCGAGAGAGGGCGCGCCGTTTGGTGAAGGTATAGCGAAGGCACTATCTTTCATGTTACATAAAGGGGAAGAAGAAGGATTTACTTCGAAAAATATAGAAGGGTACGCAGGTCATCTGGAAATGGGACAAGGAGAAGAGTTAGTTGGTATTTTATGTCATGTTGATGTTGTGCCGGAAGGTGATGGATGGACAATCCCTGCGTATAGCGCTGATATTTGTGATGGTAAGATTTTTGCACGTGGGGCAATGGATGATAAGGGCCCAACAATGGCAGCTTACTATGCAATGAAAATTGTGAAAGAGCTAGGATTACCGCTTTCTAAGCGTGTTCGTATGATTTTAGGAACAGATGAAGAAAGCAATTGGCAATGTGTAGAACATTATTTTAAGAAGGAAGAAATGCCAACCATTAGTTTTGTGCCAGATGCGGATTTCCCAATTATTAATGCTGAAAAAGGAATTTCTGATATACAAATTGTACAAAATGTTGAGAAAGCAAAAGGAGGAGAGTATGAGCTGATTTCATTCTTGGCTGGTCGCCGTTTAAATATGGTACCTGATTTTGCTGAAGCGAAAATTAAGACTGAAACAGGGAGTATACTTGTAGAAGAGTATGAACAATATTTACAATCGGTTCAGAAACTGGGTAAAAAGTCGATTGAAGGAAATATTGTCACATTACAAATAGAGGGCGTATCAGCTCACGGTTCTACTCCTGAAAAAGGAGAGAATGCAGGGTTGTTACTAGCTCAATTTTTACAAACGATAGAACTTGCTGAAAAAGGAGCTGCTTTTATTGCTTTTATTGCAGAAACATTTATCGATGATACACGGGGAGAAAAAGCAGGAATTGCCTATGAAGATGAAATTAGCGGACCTTTAACAGTGAACGTCGGTCGTTTTTCGTTTACAGAAGAAGGCGGGACGTTAGGAGTAAATATACGTTATCCTGTCACAACCCAATTTGAAGAGACAATTGATCGATTAAAAGAATATGTACGTACAAAAGGATTCAAAGTAGCAGATTATTCGAATTCTCATCCGCATCATGTTGATAAAAATCATGTATTAATTCGTACATTACAGCGCGTATATGAAGAACAAACAGGAGAAAAAGCTGAACTATTAGCGATTGGTGGCGGTACATATGCCCGTGCATTGAAAGCTGGTGTAGCGTTTGGGCCGTTATTCCCTGGAAAAGAAGATCTAGCCCATCAAAAAGATGAGTATATTGAAATTGAAGATTTATTAAAAGCAACAGCCATTTACGCACAAGCTATTTATGAATTGGCAAAATAA
- a CDS encoding DeoR family transcriptional regulator: protein MKPTTTRMLTRIKSIYMYINENGTVTTKDLVDEFGITPRTIQRDLNVLQFNELVYSPCRGKWTTTGKKVRMTS from the coding sequence TTGAAACCTACAACTACTCGTATGCTAACACGCATTAAATCGATTTATATGTACATCAATGAAAATGGTACGGTAACGACGAAAGACCTTGTAGATGAGTTCGGGATTACACCGCGAACTATACAACGCGATCTGAACGTGTTGCAGTTTAATGAACTCGTGTATAGCCCTTGCCGCGGTAAGTGGACAACGACAGGAAAGAAAGTGAGAATGACCTCATAA
- a CDS encoding pseudouridine synthase — protein MRLDKLLANMGYGSRKEVKKLLKDGVVRIDGKPVKDAKFHVNIEKQEVTIYGEVVEYKEFVYLMMHKPQGVISATEDDHHETVVDLLEFEDAIFNPFPVGRLDIDTEGLLLLTNDGKLTHQLLSPKKHVPKKYYAHIEGVVTEKDVEDFAKGVVLDDGYETKPGELTILNSDDISEIELVITEGKFHQVKRMFEAVGKKVVYLKRVEMGPLTLDEELELGQYRELTDEEVEMLKMYQVQHEN, from the coding sequence ATGAGATTAGATAAATTATTAGCAAATATGGGATATGGAAGTAGAAAAGAAGTAAAAAAATTATTGAAAGACGGCGTTGTAAGGATTGATGGAAAACCAGTCAAAGATGCAAAGTTTCATGTGAATATAGAAAAGCAAGAAGTAACAATTTATGGTGAAGTTGTTGAATATAAAGAGTTTGTTTATTTAATGATGCATAAACCACAAGGAGTCATTTCTGCAACAGAAGACGATCATCATGAAACAGTTGTTGATCTACTGGAATTTGAAGATGCAATCTTTAATCCATTTCCTGTTGGAAGACTTGATATTGATACAGAAGGTTTGCTGCTATTAACAAATGACGGAAAGTTGACGCATCAGCTTCTATCACCGAAAAAGCATGTGCCAAAAAAATATTATGCACATATAGAAGGTGTAGTTACAGAAAAAGATGTGGAAGATTTTGCAAAAGGTGTTGTTCTAGATGATGGCTATGAAACAAAACCTGGCGAACTGACCATTTTAAACAGTGATGATATATCTGAAATTGAGCTTGTAATTACAGAAGGTAAATTCCATCAGGTAAAGCGTATGTTTGAAGCTGTTGGGAAAAAAGTCGTCTACTTGAAGAGAGTAGAGATGGGACCTTTAACGTTAGATGAGGAATTAGAACTTGGGCAATACCGTGAGTTGACAGATGAAGAGGTTGAAATGTTAAAAATGTATCAAGTGCAACACGAGAATTAA
- a CDS encoding putative polysaccharide biosynthesis protein, which translates to MSDSKFLRGTLIVTLGTFLVKFLGMIYVFPFHALVGTEGGTLYTYGYIPYTIFLSIATAGVPLAVSKFVSKYNALGDYKTSRRMFRSGMVMMIVTGLLSFLVLYISAPLFAEAMLGKQSIHSSVEEVTTIIRLVSFALIVVPAASLIRGYFQGHQSMGPTTISQIIEQIIRIVFLLVGSFIVIKIIGGSVATAVGVATFAAFVSAVGALGVLIWYWLKRKKHLDQYLIEQTVTESTVSTLQLFKELFAYAIPYVVIGLTIPLYQQIDTLTFNAIMQAIGQGDIAERALGIFTMWTHKLIMIPVSLATAFSLTLVPAITKSFTEKQFRYLKLQITQTFQANMFLTLPAVVGISVLAYPIYTAFYEADPLGGQVLMWYAPVALLFALFTVTAAILQGINQQKHAIIALVMGVILKFLCNVIFIRYFGTVGAILATGVGFLASIWYTNKQIRRYAHYSFDVVYKRTFQIAVLTLVMVVVVKLSQGILSLIISSESRMGALIITIICACIGGLVYGYLAIRTGVLERVFGGEALEKIQRKLGSKLKIKMKSKGA; encoded by the coding sequence ATGTCCGATTCAAAATTTCTGCGCGGAACGCTTATTGTGACGTTAGGAACATTTCTTGTAAAGTTCTTAGGCATGATTTATGTCTTTCCATTTCATGCATTAGTAGGCACAGAAGGCGGAACGCTTTATACATATGGATACATTCCATATACAATCTTTTTAAGTATCGCAACGGCAGGGGTGCCGCTTGCAGTTTCAAAATTTGTTTCCAAATACAATGCGCTTGGCGATTATAAAACAAGTAGACGAATGTTCCGCTCGGGAATGGTTATGATGATCGTAACAGGTCTGCTTTCGTTCTTGGTTCTTTATATAAGTGCACCTTTATTTGCCGAAGCAATGCTTGGTAAACAAAGTATACACAGTAGTGTAGAAGAGGTTACAACGATTATTCGTCTTGTAAGTTTTGCACTTATTGTTGTACCAGCAGCAAGTTTAATTCGTGGTTATTTTCAAGGGCATCAATCAATGGGCCCAACGACAATTTCGCAAATTATTGAACAGATTATCCGCATCGTTTTCTTATTAGTGGGTAGTTTCATTGTTATTAAAATAATAGGTGGATCTGTGGCGACAGCGGTTGGTGTAGCGACTTTTGCAGCATTTGTTTCTGCTGTTGGAGCGCTTGGTGTATTAATATGGTACTGGTTGAAACGTAAAAAACATCTTGATCAATATTTAATCGAACAAACAGTGACGGAATCAACTGTAAGTACGCTTCAATTGTTTAAAGAGTTATTTGCTTATGCGATTCCATATGTCGTAATTGGACTAACAATTCCTTTATATCAACAAATTGATACATTGACATTTAATGCGATTATGCAGGCAATTGGACAAGGGGATATTGCAGAGCGAGCACTTGGGATTTTTACAATGTGGACGCACAAATTAATTATGATTCCTGTTTCACTTGCGACAGCTTTTAGCTTAACGCTTGTGCCGGCGATCACGAAATCATTTACGGAAAAACAATTCCGCTATTTAAAATTACAGATTACACAAACATTTCAAGCAAACATGTTTTTGACATTACCAGCAGTTGTGGGGATTTCGGTATTGGCATATCCAATTTACACTGCATTTTATGAGGCAGATCCGCTTGGTGGACAAGTGTTAATGTGGTACGCACCAGTTGCATTACTTTTTGCCTTATTTACAGTAACGGCAGCAATTTTACAAGGGATTAACCAGCAAAAACATGCGATTATTGCTCTTGTGATGGGGGTTATCTTGAAGTTTTTATGCAATGTCATTTTTATTCGCTACTTCGGAACCGTTGGTGCTATTTTAGCAACAGGTGTAGGATTCTTAGCTTCCATTTGGTATACGAACAAACAAATTCGAAGATATGCACATTACTCATTTGACGTTGTCTATAAAAGAACGTTTCAAATTGCAGTGTTAACTCTTGTGATGGTTGTTGTTGTGAAACTATCACAAGGAATTCTCTCCTTGATTATCTCATCTGAAAGTCGTATGGGTGCGCTTATTATTACTATAATTTGTGCATGTATTGGCGGCCTTGTTTATGGATATTTAGCAATTCGTACAGGTGTACTTGAAAGAGTATTTGGCGGAGAAGCATTAGAAAAGATTCAACGTAAACTTGGCAGTAAATTAAAAATAAAAATGAAATCAAAAGGGGCGTAA
- a CDS encoding BaiN/RdsA family NAD(P)/FAD-dependent oxidoreductase, producing the protein MHYDVIVIGGGPSGLMAAIGAAEEGARVLLLDKGNKLGRKLAISGGGRCNVTNRLPLDEIVQHIPGNGRFLYSAFSIFNNEDIITFFENLGVKLKEEDHGRMFPASNKAQSVVDALLTRLKELGVKTRTNTPVETVEYENGQTKAVVLKTGEILETNHVVIAVGGKSVPHTGSTGDGYAWANKAGHTITELFPTEVPILSNEPFIQNRTLQGLALRDVNLSVLNPKGKIIISHKMDMLFTHFGISGPAALRCSQFVVKAMKKFKTNNIQMSIDALPDENNEQLFQRMMKQIKEEPKKSIKNVLKGYVPERYFLFLLERNEIDGSQQAGQVSHEKIRALAKDFKEFTFAVNGTQPIEKAFVTGGGVSVKEIYPKEMASKLMNGLYFCGEILDIHGYTGGYNITSALVTGRIAGMTAGQRAILERNAH; encoded by the coding sequence ATGCATTATGATGTTATTGTCATCGGAGGAGGCCCTTCCGGACTGATGGCAGCAATTGGTGCTGCTGAAGAAGGCGCACGCGTCTTACTTCTTGATAAAGGAAATAAATTAGGACGCAAACTTGCAATTTCTGGCGGTGGACGTTGCAATGTAACAAACCGTTTGCCACTTGATGAAATTGTTCAGCATATTCCAGGAAACGGACGCTTTTTATATAGCGCTTTTTCTATCTTTAACAATGAAGATATTATTACATTCTTCGAGAATCTTGGCGTCAAACTGAAAGAAGAAGATCACGGACGCATGTTCCCTGCCTCTAATAAGGCGCAGTCTGTTGTCGATGCTTTATTAACACGATTAAAAGAATTAGGTGTGAAAACTCGTACAAATACACCTGTTGAAACCGTTGAGTATGAAAATGGTCAAACGAAAGCTGTCGTTTTGAAAACAGGAGAAATTCTAGAAACAAACCATGTTGTTATTGCCGTGGGCGGGAAATCTGTTCCTCATACCGGCTCAACTGGAGATGGGTACGCTTGGGCCAATAAAGCAGGACATACTATTACGGAACTCTTTCCAACAGAAGTGCCTATTCTTTCAAATGAACCATTCATTCAGAATCGTACGCTGCAAGGTCTTGCACTTCGCGATGTCAACCTTAGCGTTTTAAATCCGAAAGGAAAGATAATTATCTCTCATAAAATGGATATGTTATTTACACATTTCGGCATTTCTGGACCGGCCGCTCTTCGCTGTAGCCAGTTTGTTGTAAAAGCAATGAAAAAATTTAAAACAAATAACATTCAAATGAGCATCGATGCATTACCTGATGAAAATAATGAACAACTCTTCCAGCGCATGATGAAACAAATTAAGGAAGAACCGAAAAAGAGCATCAAAAATGTGCTAAAAGGCTATGTACCAGAACGATACTTCTTATTTTTATTAGAGCGCAATGAAATTGATGGGAGTCAGCAAGCAGGACAAGTATCTCACGAAAAAATCCGAGCACTTGCAAAAGATTTTAAAGAGTTCACCTTTGCAGTAAATGGGACGCAGCCTATTGAAAAAGCATTTGTGACAGGCGGTGGTGTTTCCGTTAAAGAAATTTATCCAAAAGAAATGGCTTCAAAATTAATGAACGGTCTCTATTTTTGCGGAGAAATTCTTGATATTCACGGCTATACAGGTGGCTACAATATTACATCTGCCCTCGTTACCGGTCGAATTGCTGGAATGACAGCAGGACAACGCGCCATTCTAGAAAGAAACGCTCATTAA
- a CDS encoding MDR family MFS transporter, with the protein MRKKVMISLMLMTFLSAVEGTIVSTAIPRITSDLSGVELVSWVYAIYMLATAVSTPIYGKLADLFGRKKVLLIGATIFLIGSALCGVVTSMEQLIIFRALQGIGAGAVMPITMTIIGDLYSEAKERAKAQGWMSAVWGVSGVVGPLVGGFLVDSLSWRYIFFLNVPFGILACFMIVISYKESVQSAKHHIDYTGATIFSLGTIALLYALLTGSSKQNWGDITIIGLLIGAAIAFILFLFIEKKSPEPLIPLTLFSNRTLSTVNLLTLIAGAMIISITMYLPIWSQGVLGKNATEAGLILMPIPVLWTFGSIFSGNLVGKLQTKQIILIGASILSVATFLLFTLSTHSPSFLIYIAVGLFGLGMGLITPIYMVTIQAAVPAHTRGTAVGLNTFINTFSQTLGAAIFGTIFNTMIHKQGIQNVNLVSGGHGGATNIVTKSQEALASSVHVIYMSTFILAVFTFIIGWLLLKPAPQTSK; encoded by the coding sequence ATGAGAAAAAAAGTCATGATATCTTTAATGTTAATGACGTTTCTTTCCGCTGTGGAAGGAACGATTGTCAGTACAGCGATCCCTCGCATAACAAGCGACTTATCCGGCGTCGAACTTGTTAGCTGGGTATATGCCATTTATATGTTAGCAACAGCAGTTTCCACGCCAATTTACGGAAAGCTAGCAGATTTATTTGGTAGAAAAAAAGTACTTCTTATTGGTGCAACAATTTTCTTAATCGGTTCTGCGCTTTGCGGAGTTGTTACATCAATGGAACAATTAATTATTTTTCGTGCACTTCAAGGTATCGGAGCTGGCGCTGTTATGCCAATTACGATGACAATTATTGGAGACTTATATAGTGAGGCAAAGGAGCGTGCAAAAGCACAAGGTTGGATGAGTGCTGTTTGGGGTGTTTCTGGTGTTGTTGGGCCATTAGTGGGCGGCTTTTTAGTGGATTCCCTTTCGTGGCGCTATATTTTCTTCTTAAATGTGCCATTTGGAATTCTTGCCTGCTTCATGATTGTAATTTCCTACAAAGAATCTGTTCAATCAGCAAAACATCATATCGATTACACTGGGGCAACGATTTTTTCACTAGGTACAATCGCTTTACTATACGCACTTTTAACAGGAAGCAGTAAGCAAAACTGGGGAGATATCACGATTATTGGCCTACTAATCGGTGCCGCTATTGCATTTATTCTTTTCTTATTTATTGAAAAGAAATCTCCTGAACCATTAATTCCTTTAACACTTTTTTCGAACCGCACATTATCAACGGTGAACCTATTAACACTTATTGCAGGTGCAATGATTATTAGTATTACGATGTACCTTCCGATTTGGAGCCAAGGTGTATTAGGCAAAAATGCAACAGAAGCTGGACTTATTTTAATGCCAATTCCTGTTTTATGGACGTTTGGTTCCATTTTCTCTGGCAATTTAGTTGGTAAGTTACAAACGAAACAAATTATTTTAATTGGAGCTAGCATCTTATCCGTTGCTACATTCCTATTATTTACGTTATCAACTCATTCACCATCATTTCTTATTTATATAGCGGTAGGACTGTTCGGTTTAGGAATGGGACTTATTACACCGATTTATATGGTCACAATCCAAGCAGCCGTTCCTGCTCATACACGAGGTACAGCAGTTGGTTTAAATACATTTATCAATACATTCAGCCAAACATTAGGAGCTGCGATCTTTGGAACTATTTTTAATACTATGATCCATAAACAAGGAATCCAAAATGTTAATCTCGTCTCAGGCGGACACGGCGGAGCAACAAATATAGTAACAAAGTCACAGGAAGCACTAGCTTCTAGTGTACACGTTATTTATATGAGCACTTTCATATTAGCGGTGTTTACATTCATTATTGGTTGGCTTCTATTAAAGCCAGCTCCGCAAACAAGTAAATAA
- a CDS encoding ArsR/SmtB family transcription factor gives MSSAAAKYDVFQAIVDPTRREVLRLLTEEELSISKITAHFSISRTAVVKQLHILSEANLVSGRKSGREKIYCLHPEPLAEIREWPSYYEQFWNNKLSMLKYIVENEE, from the coding sequence ATGTCTTCCGCAGCGGCAAAATATGATGTATTTCAAGCGATTGTTGACCCAACACGCCGAGAAGTCCTTCGTTTACTAACTGAGGAAGAATTGTCAATTTCGAAAATAACTGCTCACTTTTCGATAAGCCGAACAGCTGTGGTAAAGCAGCTTCATATTCTTTCAGAGGCAAATTTAGTAAGCGGGAGAAAGAGCGGACGAGAAAAAATATATTGTTTGCATCCGGAACCGTTAGCTGAAATACGCGAATGGCCCTCGTATTATGAACAATTTTGGAATAACAAATTGTCCATGCTGAAATATATAGTTGAAAATGAAGAGTAA
- a CDS encoding SRPBCC family protein — MKQKDMVQDIVQTAIFHAPIQKVWDKVSTAEGIASWFMPNNFEPKVGHEFYVQSPFGPSPCKVLEIDEPNRVVFSWDTDGWIVSFILKDLGDKTEFTLIHSGWKQPEETIAKANEKVSVIRDRMAGGWVAIVNEKLKKVVEG, encoded by the coding sequence ATGAAACAAAAAGATATGGTACAAGATATTGTACAGACCGCTATTTTTCATGCACCAATTCAAAAAGTATGGGATAAAGTATCCACTGCTGAAGGGATTGCCTCTTGGTTTATGCCAAATAACTTTGAACCAAAGGTGGGACATGAGTTTTATGTACAGTCGCCTTTTGGGCCATCACCGTGTAAAGTATTAGAAATTGATGAACCGAATCGTGTCGTTTTTTCATGGGATACAGATGGTTGGATCGTTTCATTTATATTGAAAGACTTAGGAGATAAAACAGAATTTACTCTTATTCATAGTGGATGGAAACAACCTGAGGAGACAATTGCGAAAGCAAATGAAAAAGTATCTGTTATTCGTGATAGAATGGCTGGTGGCTGGGTAGCGATTGTAAATGAAAAACTGAAAAAAGTTGTTGAGGGATAA
- a CDS encoding CPBP family intramembrane glutamic endopeptidase: protein MIQKIQHYLYHLKPLWFILIMTLASFLLPMPTSFIPGGIQQNSIEDEGLSIQIVDGIIIAPLLETVLYQMFIFWILKLIPGIEKYNKSIIFISACIFGLSHSFGYTYMLYAGIMGWVFAYSYWTYTKKKENGHTKISAFWIVWSIHILHNIVVFLVKNL, encoded by the coding sequence ATGATCCAGAAGATACAACATTATTTATACCATTTAAAACCACTATGGTTTATTCTAATCATGACTCTTGCATCTTTCTTGTTACCAATGCCAACCAGCTTTATACCAGGTGGCATACAACAAAATTCTATTGAAGATGAAGGTTTATCGATTCAAATAGTGGATGGTATAATCATTGCACCTTTATTAGAAACAGTTCTATATCAAATGTTTATATTTTGGATTTTGAAATTAATCCCTGGTATTGAAAAATATAACAAATCAATTATCTTTATTTCAGCTTGTATATTTGGATTGAGCCATAGTTTTGGTTATACTTATATGTTATATGCTGGAATTATGGGATGGGTATTTGCATACTCTTATTGGACTTATACAAAGAAAAAAGAAAATGGACATACTAAAATTTCAGCATTTTGGATTGTATGGAGTATACATATTTTACATAATATTGTTGTCTTTTTAGTTAAAAATTTATAA
- a CDS encoding PH domain-containing protein: MNKILKEAKRLLDDQENILATLTCSVTGYIVTNNTPRPGILLATNKRIIFYGQASMHFKNELIEEFKYEKILSIEKKRKIFDKKIIIYYKDEYIMFGQILNQNIEEFIEVIKMKSNI; encoded by the coding sequence ATGAACAAAATTCTAAAAGAAGCGAAAAGATTATTAGATGATCAGGAAAATATTTTAGCTACTTTAACATGTTCAGTAACTGGTTACATAGTTACGAATAATACTCCACGTCCAGGAATATTGCTTGCAACTAATAAAAGAATTATATTTTATGGACAAGCATCCATGCATTTTAAAAATGAATTAATTGAAGAATTCAAATATGAGAAAATCTTATCCATAGAAAAAAAGAGAAAAATCTTTGATAAGAAAATAATAATTTACTACAAAGATGAATATATAATGTTTGGACAAATATTGAACCAGAATATTGAAGAATTTATAGAAGTAATTAAAATGAAATCAAATATTTAA
- a CDS encoding tetratricopeptide repeat-containing glycosyltransferase, giving the protein MPFKDSTKNEERCIARCIESIKYLADEIIVLDSGSTDKTRDIIIKSFPEVTLHTVQWKEDFSFCRNTLVDYSSGDWIIQIDADEFLLGNQVDLKEFLQVFYDFPISPLVISPKIINHDNTELEFTKRILKKKDQLQFFGLIHEELRYDINKRGQDLFHIMTDFVIHHDGYTSEVIETKDKLNRNIKLQEKMIQIEPDNIRGYYFLAREKNFGGYGDKEVIDIINNGMKYHNYDNNPEQYHLYSLLLLAQIYSENNKLDKLDTVIKKLISLYPYCLDGWYYKLLNEMSSNLSQRYYFVEDCLNHIKSIDFPYSTINTKGDHVYRILGMTYLQIGNYQKAFRLFSAIEDKNINNELSHHLNILKENIELFLTKIKKDNVI; this is encoded by the coding sequence ATTCCATTTAAAGATTCTACTAAAAATGAAGAAAGATGTATCGCAAGATGTATTGAAAGTATAAAATATTTAGCAGATGAAATTATAGTTTTAGATAGTGGTTCCACAGATAAGACAAGAGATATCATAATCAAGTCATTTCCAGAAGTAACATTGCATACTGTACAATGGAAAGAGGATTTTTCTTTTTGCAGAAATACATTAGTTGACTATTCATCTGGTGATTGGATAATCCAAATCGACGCAGATGAATTTTTATTAGGAAATCAAGTGGATTTGAAAGAATTCTTACAAGTTTTTTATGATTTTCCTATATCTCCATTAGTAATAAGTCCCAAAATAATAAATCATGATAATACAGAATTAGAGTTTACAAAGAGAATACTAAAAAAGAAAGATCAGCTACAATTTTTTGGGCTCATCCATGAAGAATTGAGATACGATATAAACAAAAGAGGACAGGATTTATTTCATATAATGACAGATTTTGTAATTCATCATGATGGATACACATCCGAGGTTATAGAAACAAAAGATAAATTAAATAGAAATATAAAATTACAAGAAAAAATGATACAAATCGAACCTGATAATATTAGAGGGTATTATTTTTTAGCACGTGAAAAAAATTTTGGTGGTTACGGAGATAAAGAAGTTATTGATATAATTAATAATGGAATGAAGTATCATAATTATGATAACAATCCAGAGCAATATCATTTATACTCCTTACTTTTACTTGCCCAAATTTATAGTGAAAATAACAAGTTGGATAAACTAGACACTGTTATAAAGAAATTAATCTCTTTATACCCATATTGTCTAGATGGTTGGTATTATAAGTTATTAAATGAAATGAGTAGCAACTTATCACAAAGATATTATTTTGTAGAAGATTGTTTGAATCATATAAAGTCTATAGACTTTCCATATTCCACGATTAATACTAAGGGGGATCATGTATATCGAATATTAGGGATGACATATCTCCAAATCGGTAATTATCAAAAAGCTTTTCGTTTATTTTCCGCAATTGAAGATAAAAACATAAATAATGAACTAAGCCATCATTTAAACATATTGAAAGAAAATATAGAGCTATTTTTAACAAAAATTAAAAAGGATAATGTAATATGA